GATAGCTTATAAGCCAGCTTTTCTTATAAGCCAAGCTGCACCAAACACACCCTTAATCAACCAATTGGCCAATTCGATAATAGAATCATTCCTCCAAGTTGATGTATACATATGTTTCATGAACAGAGCGAGCACACACCTTGACATATAGCAAATTTATGTATTGGTTTGATTATTTTCGGGGGTTTAAATTTTCCAAAGTAGTAACGAAGTCATAGGTTAAGAAATCTAAAGCTTTACTACTAAAAAATACAACTTCAGCTCAAGAAACGTTACGAATAAAGGGTGAAGATGAGTGAATCAATAATGCAATCGCCTATCGTCTTGATCTTGTATGTGTTCTGGGGTTACTAACTTGTTGCTGATAGTCTGGGGTTGCTTGCTCCTATACGTTATTGATACTAATGTAGCCTTACCATCAAGCAATCTTCAAGCTCTAGTTGGCAATAAAACAGAAGCTTCCTCTCTAGTCGGCACAGAAGTCGATCAGGAGGTGAGGTTCGTGCGCTTTGGGACTTCAAAGACGACAAGAATGAGATCACAATGCTGTTCGACATGCCAGGACTCTCTAAACAGAATGTCAAGGTGTCTATTGAGGATGATTTGCTTGTTATCAAGGTGAGCAAAACAAGGAAGAGAATTAAGGATGATGCACGGTCTACCTAAACTTTGTAAACTTCCTAATAATCAAAGGTAACCATAGATTTCAGCCTTGCTTTACAAAAGAAATGTAGCCTACCATCGTTGTATTGGTACAGCATTGTGGTGAAGATCATGAAGCACTTGAAGTAATCCATGAGGAAGCATTTGGCATATTTCTCGAACAGTTGCTTCTACTTATTACTGTTTCAACAAATAATGTCTGAAGTGTTGATGGTTCTAAAAGCTAGTGCCAAAAGTCCTAAAGCAAATGTTGAGGGGAGGCTAAATTGGTAACTCAAAGAAGAGGTACATAAGCAGCTAAATACATTGATCAAGTGAAGGGTATCTTCCAGTTTGAAATTTGTGGTTTATCTTGAAGAAATGAGGTTTGGGTTCATGTGTTTAGCAAGATATAAGAACAAAAAAACTCCACAAACATAAGGATATATCGAAGAATAGTAATTCTATAAAAATTTAGATGAGCATGAACAAAGTGCTGGGTTGTTTATGAAAAATATACATGAAGTTTAGGTTATTTTTTCTGCATTTGCTTCTTTAGATTTCCAAGAGGTCCAAAAGTAGTCTTCTTTACCTCCTGTTTGCCACAAATACAATTGCTAGTGTTCAAATTTTTACCACAATTGAGACACAGCCCCTTGCAATTTGGGTTGCATGTCGCAGAGATAGTAATCTCCAGATGCACCGAGTCTCTTATGTGCTTTGAAATATCTATTTCTTTGTCCTCTGGGCGGAAATACAGCTGATCCTCGAAATCAATTGAGTCGTCCTCATTTTCCTCCCCACCAAATCCCGTATGAGTTTTGGCATTGTCTCCATATATCACTCCCATATTGATTATATCAGGTTCTTCTATGGGTTCATCAGTTAGGAGAAGTGAGAAGTTGGAGAATATGGACTCAGCTGCTGGATCACCACACCTTTCACACAAACATGAAATGTTATTTCATAAACTAAATGAGGGAAATCATTACATTGTGTTTCATCTTTCACCCCTTTACTTATCATATTACATTATACCAACCTACTCTCAGTTGTTTGAATAAGCAACCAACATTCATCGGCAGGAGAGCAGAATAGATGTTCTCTTAGTAGTCCCTGTTTCTCTTTGATTAATTCTCTCTCCCCCAATATCTATGTTACATCTAAAGCTCATGGGGCTTCCTCCGAGCATCTGCTCCCTACTTGCATATATCTACAGCTGACCTAATCGAGGGCTTAATTTCTTTTCCTAACAGACATGGTAACATACCTTGTACTTTCTGATGGCCACACTAGTCTGTAAACTCAAAATATATTGTTATTAGTTCATTTCCATACTACAAGCCAACCTAGGGACATCTTAACTTATCCAACACACAGGGATTTGACTACATACGTAGTGTGTTCAGACGAAGACATATTTTCTTTTCCAGTACTAGATATAGTGATATGCAGATATAAGTCATATAACGAACATAAGGGCATCAAAACAGCACCAGAAAAAGATAATTTGACAGTTTCTTAAAATCAACTCGAAAAATTGCAAGTGCAAAAACATGGGCATATGAAAAAGTGAATATTATAGTAGTGCGTAACAGAGGCAATGTGCAATTGGTGGATACCTGTTGCAAGTCAGTGTGATGACAGTTTTAATGATCCCATCAAGCCTCAGTTTTTGCTTTCTCCTTGTGATGTCAATGGAAATCTGAACTGGCGTGCCATTTGGATAGTCCTTCACAGCTTTGGTGACCCGTAACCCCATCACTGAAGCCCTAGATTTGGAGACCGTGGTTGAAAGGTTTCCCAACCCAAGCCTCTCTAATGTAGTACAGTACTCGACATGTGTTATCGAAGCGTTTCTCTTGTAAACAACTGCCCCTTCCCAAGGTGAATCTATATCTTCACCATCTTCATTTCCTTGATCACCCAAATCAATAAAAACTGTGTCTTCATCAGTGATGGATTGAAAATTGGGTTTTGTGCAATTCATCACCGTGGACATTAAGATATCATTTGGTTTCCTTCTCAACACTGTATGGATATTCTCAGTAATGCAAGACAGATACTTGCATCGAATAAAGGGAAAGTATGAAACTTTACAAGTACTCCCACAACATCTCAACCTAGAACCACTGCGCTGGTTAAAATATGAGGAGCTGACAATGGAGGATGAGGTTACTACGAAAGACATTTCGCTCTTCGAGGCCTTTGATAATTACAAAAATAAATGCTGCATACTGTGAAGTACAAGATATTAACCACTGTTTGTAGCCTGTAACAATATGACCCTAATAGTATTCCTAAGTAAGTCTGATAAGAAACTCTGCAAGTGAATTGACACAATCATATCTGCAAGAGGGTAAGAACTAGTTCAGACCAAAATAAAACCAGATAATGATAATGATAATTCCAGTACAGGGCATTGCACATTGATTTTACATAGCCATATTTCAACACCAGATAATGAAAATTCACTAAGTAAACTGTAGGGAGCAGTTAGAAGAAGACCCAAGAAACAATACATCAAGAACTTGGGCACAAGATTCTATGAGTAATGAAAATGGCGTAAGCTGTTAAGACAAGTCTAAAAGGAAATATCAGCTATGCATTTTAACAAACACCTTAGACTCAAAAGACACAGTCTTCCATTTCCAATAATTTGAGATGGTTTGACACCCAGAAGAGCATTTTTCTTCAAAGTACTTAGATAATTACAAGCACAAAATGCCCAGAAACTAAAATGAACATAAGAGCAATCTAAGAACATGAAATATATAAACAAGTTTTATGTCGGTAGAAACAGAAACTGAATTACTGAAATGTCAAACCAAATGCGTGAAGTAGGCAAACAGCGTCATCTGTATTGAAAGATAAGGAGAAGAGAGTACTTACAGTGACCAAGAAAGCCATGTCCTTGTGAGAAGCAGAGAGCTAAAAGCCTAAAAGATAAAATGAAGTGCAGCAACTAAGTATGCAAGCTTTGCTTCTTTGCAAAGAGGTAAGACCAAGTTGCGCTTTAGTCCTTGTAAATGTAAGATCCCTATTTGCGCTTTAGTCCTTATAATTTATGAAATTTTTTTGGTCTGAATTTAGACCAAGTTGATTTCGGTAATTATCAATACAATCACCGTCGGCTGTAATTGTACATGAACATGAACATAAGGATACACACCTAAATTTTTACTAACTGGACAATTTATGACGGTTAAAATATTACTTAATCTTGAACTTACATTAATGTCTCATAAAAAAAAAAAACGACAACACATATCTATATTTTAGTCACAATTTCGATCATTACCCGTTATAGATGAAAGTCATATCATCTTTTTACATATGGTATTTTTCCTTCTATTCAAAAAAAAGAAAAAAGAAAAAACATATGGTATTTTCTCATGTTTTTGACTTGAATAGTTTCATGGTACGTTGTTGCTTCTTTCAATTTTAAACGTTACTATTGCTTTAAAACTACGATAGTGTAAACGTTACTATTTTTTGGCCCAACTCAAAACAAAACATTTTTTCTTTTTCCCAATAACAACCATAGCAAGCCTATTGTTCATGCTTAGCTCCTTGTTTCTTCAGAACTCAAGCAATGCAGCATCACTGAAAGCTTTCGTTGCACCAAATCTATGCCTAGAACTTGTGCCATTTAAACTTCTAGGCTTAGATTTTACTGATATCATTTTGGACTTGACTAATGCACATACAATACAATCAGTCTGTTAGAAGAAAATCAACTGTTGTGAACTAAACTATGGTTGATAGGTAGAACTCTGTTTAGATTAGGTGATAGACAGCTGAGCTTTGGCAAGCAATCCCCTAAAAGGGTAGGTAGGTGAGGTAATTTTAGACTTGAGCAGACTTTATATATATGAGAATTGAGAAGGTAAGCTAACCAGTACCACTATTCTACACTAC
Above is a window of Fragaria vesca subsp. vesca linkage group LG7, FraVesHawaii_1.0, whole genome shotgun sequence DNA encoding:
- the LOC101294601 gene encoding uncharacterized protein LOC101294601, encoding MSFVVTSSSIVSSSYFNQRSGSRLRCCGSTCKVSYFPFIRCKYLSCITENIHTVLRRKPNDILMSTVMNCTKPNFQSITDEDTVFIDLGDQGNEDGEDIDSPWEGAVVYKRNASITHVEYCTTLERLGLGNLSTTVSKSRASVMGLRVTKAVKDYPNGTPVQISIDITRRKQKLRLDGIIKTVITLTCNRCGDPAAESIFSNFSLLLTDEPIEEPDIINMGVIYGDNAKTHTGFGGEENEDDSIDFEDQLYFRPEDKEIDISKHIRDSVHLEITISATCNPNCKGLCLNCGKNLNTSNCICGKQEVKKTTFGPLGNLKKQMQKK